One region of Zingiber officinale cultivar Zhangliang chromosome 7B, Zo_v1.1, whole genome shotgun sequence genomic DNA includes:
- the LOC122005736 gene encoding uncharacterized protein LOC122005736 isoform X4 gives MFLLWLNPNPLFLSTIAFGSSSRASEPRLDGAMGWSHPDVSLDDLLLLVKGFVDILILTNGYQSSGLPAVWDAATIKNAVHWGLFFQDVFKRISGSKHYEESLNELDKALRDIISNPSFPQGLVYLSSSSLCNASDLVIEYLLQVDNLGAKHLISLLTAIVEMDVNDLTGLCNVNPSAYADRLILQMESLKLFSKDKGNIVNSGASSTASDPNICHVAKARNCNLSLSEAKECNFADPSCFLIHEILKRQTLISCTSSVENCLNSFLMLVLKECLVSHRKISLEGRSSATNSPENMPEFFHWSQWRMRCLLYLTDKRTIKILSGAKLIFSAPKVQWIKVLDQLKFSSDVEDGHLLEIVEISLLGFISCKWIDLIKKFVSHSCDYLPISEQYSLLHRVVEENSKSTHPHIESLSSMEKDIIEYVAALVDSQHHKLWQLPHVLVAAVPLWAIWNDIEKRFVGEASSHIRCNDCNQEGKEHIDCCIAIQVCGCSSTLCNL, from the exons ATGTTTCTTCTCTGGTTGAACCCGAATCCGCTTTTCCTCTCCACCATTGCTTTCGGTTCGTCATCGAGGGCATCGGAGCCGAGGTTGGATGGTGCGATGGGTTGGTCTCATCCCGACGTCTCTCTCGACGATCTCCTGCTCCTCGTCAAGGGCTTCGTTGACATCCTAATTCTCACCAATGGCTACCAGTCCTCGGGTCTCCCTGCTGTCTGGGACGCTGCCACCATCAAGAACGCTGTCCATTGGGGTCTCTTCTTCCAGGAC GTGTTTAAGAGGATAAGTGGCTCCAAACATTATGAAGAATCGCTAAACGAACTTGACAAAGCTTTGAGGGATATTATATCCAATCCATCTTTCCCACAG GGTCTGGTCTATCTGTCTTCATCATCACTTTGTAATGCAAGCGATCTGGTTATTGAATATTTACTTCAAGTTGACAATCTGGGAGCTAAACATTTGATTTCACTTTTAACAGCAATTGTGGAGATGGATGTTAATGACCTTACTGGTCTATGTAATGTCAATCCATCTGCTTATGCAGATAGATTGATTCTGCAGATGGAATCACTAAAGTTATTTTCAAAGGATAAGGGAAATATAGTTAACTCTGGAGCTTCTTCGACTGCAAGTGATCCAAACATTTGCCATGTTGCAAAGGCTAGAAATTGCAACCTTTCTCTTTCTGAAgccaaagaatgcaactttgCTGATCCTTCATGTTTTTTGATTCATGAAATTCTTAAGAGGCAAACTCTTATTTCATGCACATCTTCAGTAGAGAATTGCTTAAACTCCTTTTTAATGCTGGTCTTAAAGGAGTGCCTAGTTTCACACAGAAAGATCTCCTTGGAAGGGAGATCATCAGCTACTAATTCTCCAGA GAACATGCCCGAGTTTTTCCATTGGAGCCAGTGGCGGATGAGGTGTTTATTATATTTAACAGACAAAAGAACAATCAAAATTCTCTCTGGTGCCAAATTGATTTTCAGTGCTCCCAAGGTACAATGGATTAAAGTCCTTGACCAATTAAAATTTTCATCAGATGTTGAGGATGGACACCTTCTCGAAATTGTG GAAATATCATTGTTGGGCTTTATATCTTGCAAATGGATAGATTTGATCAAAAAGTTTGTATCTCATTCATGTGATTACCTTCCTATCTCTGAGCAGTATTCTCTTCTCCATCGCGTTGTGGAAGAGAATTCTAAATCTACACATCCACACATTGAATCCTTGAGTTCCATG GAAAAGGATATCATTGAATATGTAGCTGCATTAGTGGATTCTCAGCATCACAAATTATGGCAGCTACCCCATGTACTTGTGGCAGCAGTTCCATTATG GGCTATCTGGAATGATATAGAGAAGCGATTTGTTGGAGAAGCCTCTTCTCATATCAG ATGCAATGACTGCAATCAAGAGGGCAAGGAACACATCGACT GTTGTATTGCAATTCAAGTATGCGGCTGTTCCAGTACTCTATGTAATCTATGA
- the LOC122005736 gene encoding uncharacterized protein LOC122005736 isoform X5 produces the protein MFLLWLNPNPLFLSTIAFGSSSRASEPRLDGAMGWSHPDVSLDDLLLLVKGFVDILILTNGYQSSGLPAVWDAATIKNAVHWGLFFQDVFKRISGSKHYEESLNELDKALRDIISNPSFPQGLVYLSSSSLCNASDLVIEYLLQVDNLGAKHLISLLTAIVEMDVNDLTGLCNVNPSAYADRLILQMESLKLFSKDKGNIVNSGASSTASDPNICHVAKARNCNLSLSEAKECNFADPSCFLIHEILKRQTLISCTSSVENCLNSFLMLVLKECLVSHRKISLEGRSSATNSPENMPEFFHWSQWRMRCLLYLTDKRTIKILSGAKLIFSAPKVQWIKVLDQLKFSSDVEDGHLLEIVEKDIIEYVAALVDSQHHKLWQLPHVLVAAVPLWSILFRAIWNDIEKRFVGEASSHIRCNDCNQEGKEHIDCEVSERIRCLYAFHVSKTHFISNDG, from the exons ATGTTTCTTCTCTGGTTGAACCCGAATCCGCTTTTCCTCTCCACCATTGCTTTCGGTTCGTCATCGAGGGCATCGGAGCCGAGGTTGGATGGTGCGATGGGTTGGTCTCATCCCGACGTCTCTCTCGACGATCTCCTGCTCCTCGTCAAGGGCTTCGTTGACATCCTAATTCTCACCAATGGCTACCAGTCCTCGGGTCTCCCTGCTGTCTGGGACGCTGCCACCATCAAGAACGCTGTCCATTGGGGTCTCTTCTTCCAGGAC GTGTTTAAGAGGATAAGTGGCTCCAAACATTATGAAGAATCGCTAAACGAACTTGACAAAGCTTTGAGGGATATTATATCCAATCCATCTTTCCCACAG GGTCTGGTCTATCTGTCTTCATCATCACTTTGTAATGCAAGCGATCTGGTTATTGAATATTTACTTCAAGTTGACAATCTGGGAGCTAAACATTTGATTTCACTTTTAACAGCAATTGTGGAGATGGATGTTAATGACCTTACTGGTCTATGTAATGTCAATCCATCTGCTTATGCAGATAGATTGATTCTGCAGATGGAATCACTAAAGTTATTTTCAAAGGATAAGGGAAATATAGTTAACTCTGGAGCTTCTTCGACTGCAAGTGATCCAAACATTTGCCATGTTGCAAAGGCTAGAAATTGCAACCTTTCTCTTTCTGAAgccaaagaatgcaactttgCTGATCCTTCATGTTTTTTGATTCATGAAATTCTTAAGAGGCAAACTCTTATTTCATGCACATCTTCAGTAGAGAATTGCTTAAACTCCTTTTTAATGCTGGTCTTAAAGGAGTGCCTAGTTTCACACAGAAAGATCTCCTTGGAAGGGAGATCATCAGCTACTAATTCTCCAGA GAACATGCCCGAGTTTTTCCATTGGAGCCAGTGGCGGATGAGGTGTTTATTATATTTAACAGACAAAAGAACAATCAAAATTCTCTCTGGTGCCAAATTGATTTTCAGTGCTCCCAAGGTACAATGGATTAAAGTCCTTGACCAATTAAAATTTTCATCAGATGTTGAGGATGGACACCTTCTCGAAATTGTG GAAAAGGATATCATTGAATATGTAGCTGCATTAGTGGATTCTCAGCATCACAAATTATGGCAGCTACCCCATGTACTTGTGGCAGCAGTTCCATTATG GTCAATTTTGTTTAGGGCTATCTGGAATGATATAGAGAAGCGATTTGTTGGAGAAGCCTCTTCTCATATCAG ATGCAATGACTGCAATCAAGAGGGCAAGGAACACATCGACT GTGAGGTTTCTGAAAGGATAAGGTGTCTCTACGCATTCCATGTCTCAAAAACTCACTTCATATCTAATGATGGTTGA
- the LOC122005736 gene encoding uncharacterized protein LOC122005736 isoform X1, translated as MFLLWLNPNPLFLSTIAFGSSSRASEPRLDGAMGWSHPDVSLDDLLLLVKGFVDILILTNGYQSSGLPAVWDAATIKNAVHWGLFFQDVFKRISGSKHYEESLNELDKALRDIISNPSFPQGLVYLSSSSLCNASDLVIEYLLQVDNLGAKHLISLLTAIVEMDVNDLTGLCNVNPSAYADRLILQMESLKLFSKDKGNIVNSGASSTASDPNICHVAKARNCNLSLSEAKECNFADPSCFLIHEILKRQTLISCTSSVENCLNSFLMLVLKECLVSHRKISLEGRSSATNSPENMPEFFHWSQWRMRCLLYLTDKRTIKILSGAKLIFSAPKVQWIKVLDQLKFSSDVEDGHLLEIVEISLLGFISCKWIDLIKKFVSHSCDYLPISEQYSLLHRVVEENSKSTHPHIESLSSMEKDIIEYVAALVDSQHHKLWQLPHVLVAAVPLWSILFRAIWNDIEKRFVGEASSHIRCNDCNQEGKEHIDCEVSERIRCLYAFHVSKTHFISNDG; from the exons ATGTTTCTTCTCTGGTTGAACCCGAATCCGCTTTTCCTCTCCACCATTGCTTTCGGTTCGTCATCGAGGGCATCGGAGCCGAGGTTGGATGGTGCGATGGGTTGGTCTCATCCCGACGTCTCTCTCGACGATCTCCTGCTCCTCGTCAAGGGCTTCGTTGACATCCTAATTCTCACCAATGGCTACCAGTCCTCGGGTCTCCCTGCTGTCTGGGACGCTGCCACCATCAAGAACGCTGTCCATTGGGGTCTCTTCTTCCAGGAC GTGTTTAAGAGGATAAGTGGCTCCAAACATTATGAAGAATCGCTAAACGAACTTGACAAAGCTTTGAGGGATATTATATCCAATCCATCTTTCCCACAG GGTCTGGTCTATCTGTCTTCATCATCACTTTGTAATGCAAGCGATCTGGTTATTGAATATTTACTTCAAGTTGACAATCTGGGAGCTAAACATTTGATTTCACTTTTAACAGCAATTGTGGAGATGGATGTTAATGACCTTACTGGTCTATGTAATGTCAATCCATCTGCTTATGCAGATAGATTGATTCTGCAGATGGAATCACTAAAGTTATTTTCAAAGGATAAGGGAAATATAGTTAACTCTGGAGCTTCTTCGACTGCAAGTGATCCAAACATTTGCCATGTTGCAAAGGCTAGAAATTGCAACCTTTCTCTTTCTGAAgccaaagaatgcaactttgCTGATCCTTCATGTTTTTTGATTCATGAAATTCTTAAGAGGCAAACTCTTATTTCATGCACATCTTCAGTAGAGAATTGCTTAAACTCCTTTTTAATGCTGGTCTTAAAGGAGTGCCTAGTTTCACACAGAAAGATCTCCTTGGAAGGGAGATCATCAGCTACTAATTCTCCAGA GAACATGCCCGAGTTTTTCCATTGGAGCCAGTGGCGGATGAGGTGTTTATTATATTTAACAGACAAAAGAACAATCAAAATTCTCTCTGGTGCCAAATTGATTTTCAGTGCTCCCAAGGTACAATGGATTAAAGTCCTTGACCAATTAAAATTTTCATCAGATGTTGAGGATGGACACCTTCTCGAAATTGTG GAAATATCATTGTTGGGCTTTATATCTTGCAAATGGATAGATTTGATCAAAAAGTTTGTATCTCATTCATGTGATTACCTTCCTATCTCTGAGCAGTATTCTCTTCTCCATCGCGTTGTGGAAGAGAATTCTAAATCTACACATCCACACATTGAATCCTTGAGTTCCATG GAAAAGGATATCATTGAATATGTAGCTGCATTAGTGGATTCTCAGCATCACAAATTATGGCAGCTACCCCATGTACTTGTGGCAGCAGTTCCATTATG GTCAATTTTGTTTAGGGCTATCTGGAATGATATAGAGAAGCGATTTGTTGGAGAAGCCTCTTCTCATATCAG ATGCAATGACTGCAATCAAGAGGGCAAGGAACACATCGACT GTGAGGTTTCTGAAAGGATAAGGTGTCTCTACGCATTCCATGTCTCAAAAACTCACTTCATATCTAATGATGGTTGA
- the LOC122005736 gene encoding uncharacterized protein LOC122005736 isoform X2, translated as MFLLWLNPNPLFLSTIAFGSSSRASEPRLDGAMGWSHPDVSLDDLLLLVKGFVDILILTNGYQSSGLPAVWDAATIKNAVHWGLFFQDVFKRISGSKHYEESLNELDKALRDIISNPSFPQGLVYLSSSSLCNASDLVIEYLLQVDNLGAKHLISLLTAIVEMDVNDLTGLCNVNPSAYADRLILQMESLKLFSKDKGNIVNSGASSTASDPNICHVAKARNCNLSLSEAKECNFADPSCFLIHEILKRQTLISCTSSVENCLNSFLMLVLKECLVSHRKISLEGRSSATNSPENMPEFFHWSQWRMRCLLYLTDKRTIKILSGAKLIFSAPKVQWIKVLDQLKFSSDVEDGHLLEIVEISLLGFISCKWIDLIKKFVSHSCDYLPISEQYSLLHRVVEENSKSTHPHIESLSSMEKDIIEYVAALVDSQHHKLWQLPHVLVAAVPLWAIWNDIEKRFVGEASSHIRCNDCNQEGKEHIDCEVSERIRCLYAFHVSKTHFISNDG; from the exons ATGTTTCTTCTCTGGTTGAACCCGAATCCGCTTTTCCTCTCCACCATTGCTTTCGGTTCGTCATCGAGGGCATCGGAGCCGAGGTTGGATGGTGCGATGGGTTGGTCTCATCCCGACGTCTCTCTCGACGATCTCCTGCTCCTCGTCAAGGGCTTCGTTGACATCCTAATTCTCACCAATGGCTACCAGTCCTCGGGTCTCCCTGCTGTCTGGGACGCTGCCACCATCAAGAACGCTGTCCATTGGGGTCTCTTCTTCCAGGAC GTGTTTAAGAGGATAAGTGGCTCCAAACATTATGAAGAATCGCTAAACGAACTTGACAAAGCTTTGAGGGATATTATATCCAATCCATCTTTCCCACAG GGTCTGGTCTATCTGTCTTCATCATCACTTTGTAATGCAAGCGATCTGGTTATTGAATATTTACTTCAAGTTGACAATCTGGGAGCTAAACATTTGATTTCACTTTTAACAGCAATTGTGGAGATGGATGTTAATGACCTTACTGGTCTATGTAATGTCAATCCATCTGCTTATGCAGATAGATTGATTCTGCAGATGGAATCACTAAAGTTATTTTCAAAGGATAAGGGAAATATAGTTAACTCTGGAGCTTCTTCGACTGCAAGTGATCCAAACATTTGCCATGTTGCAAAGGCTAGAAATTGCAACCTTTCTCTTTCTGAAgccaaagaatgcaactttgCTGATCCTTCATGTTTTTTGATTCATGAAATTCTTAAGAGGCAAACTCTTATTTCATGCACATCTTCAGTAGAGAATTGCTTAAACTCCTTTTTAATGCTGGTCTTAAAGGAGTGCCTAGTTTCACACAGAAAGATCTCCTTGGAAGGGAGATCATCAGCTACTAATTCTCCAGA GAACATGCCCGAGTTTTTCCATTGGAGCCAGTGGCGGATGAGGTGTTTATTATATTTAACAGACAAAAGAACAATCAAAATTCTCTCTGGTGCCAAATTGATTTTCAGTGCTCCCAAGGTACAATGGATTAAAGTCCTTGACCAATTAAAATTTTCATCAGATGTTGAGGATGGACACCTTCTCGAAATTGTG GAAATATCATTGTTGGGCTTTATATCTTGCAAATGGATAGATTTGATCAAAAAGTTTGTATCTCATTCATGTGATTACCTTCCTATCTCTGAGCAGTATTCTCTTCTCCATCGCGTTGTGGAAGAGAATTCTAAATCTACACATCCACACATTGAATCCTTGAGTTCCATG GAAAAGGATATCATTGAATATGTAGCTGCATTAGTGGATTCTCAGCATCACAAATTATGGCAGCTACCCCATGTACTTGTGGCAGCAGTTCCATTATG GGCTATCTGGAATGATATAGAGAAGCGATTTGTTGGAGAAGCCTCTTCTCATATCAG ATGCAATGACTGCAATCAAGAGGGCAAGGAACACATCGACT GTGAGGTTTCTGAAAGGATAAGGTGTCTCTACGCATTCCATGTCTCAAAAACTCACTTCATATCTAATGATGGTTGA
- the LOC122005736 gene encoding uncharacterized protein LOC122005736 isoform X3, producing MFLLWLNPNPLFLSTIAFGSSSRASEPRLDGAMGWSHPDVSLDDLLLLVKGFVDILILTNGYQSSGLPAVWDAATIKNAVHWGLFFQDVFKRISGSKHYEESLNELDKALRDIISNPSFPQGLVYLSSSSLCNASDLVIEYLLQVDNLGAKHLISLLTAIVEMDVNDLTGLCNVNPSAYADRLILQMESLKLFSKDKGNIVNSGASSTASDPNICHVAKARNCNLSLSEAKECNFADPSCFLIHEILKRQTLISCTSSVENCLNSFLMLVLKECLVSHRKISLEGRSSATNSPENMPEFFHWSQWRMRCLLYLTDKRTIKILSGAKLIFSAPKVQWIKVLDQLKFSSDVEDGHLLEIVEISLLGFISCKWIDLIKKFVSHSCDYLPISEQYSLLHRVVEENSKSTHPHIESLSSMEKDIIEYVAALVDSQHHKLWQLPHVLVAAVPLWSILFRAIWNDIEKRFVGEASSHIRCNDCNQEGKEHIDCCIAIQVCGCSSTLCNL from the exons ATGTTTCTTCTCTGGTTGAACCCGAATCCGCTTTTCCTCTCCACCATTGCTTTCGGTTCGTCATCGAGGGCATCGGAGCCGAGGTTGGATGGTGCGATGGGTTGGTCTCATCCCGACGTCTCTCTCGACGATCTCCTGCTCCTCGTCAAGGGCTTCGTTGACATCCTAATTCTCACCAATGGCTACCAGTCCTCGGGTCTCCCTGCTGTCTGGGACGCTGCCACCATCAAGAACGCTGTCCATTGGGGTCTCTTCTTCCAGGAC GTGTTTAAGAGGATAAGTGGCTCCAAACATTATGAAGAATCGCTAAACGAACTTGACAAAGCTTTGAGGGATATTATATCCAATCCATCTTTCCCACAG GGTCTGGTCTATCTGTCTTCATCATCACTTTGTAATGCAAGCGATCTGGTTATTGAATATTTACTTCAAGTTGACAATCTGGGAGCTAAACATTTGATTTCACTTTTAACAGCAATTGTGGAGATGGATGTTAATGACCTTACTGGTCTATGTAATGTCAATCCATCTGCTTATGCAGATAGATTGATTCTGCAGATGGAATCACTAAAGTTATTTTCAAAGGATAAGGGAAATATAGTTAACTCTGGAGCTTCTTCGACTGCAAGTGATCCAAACATTTGCCATGTTGCAAAGGCTAGAAATTGCAACCTTTCTCTTTCTGAAgccaaagaatgcaactttgCTGATCCTTCATGTTTTTTGATTCATGAAATTCTTAAGAGGCAAACTCTTATTTCATGCACATCTTCAGTAGAGAATTGCTTAAACTCCTTTTTAATGCTGGTCTTAAAGGAGTGCCTAGTTTCACACAGAAAGATCTCCTTGGAAGGGAGATCATCAGCTACTAATTCTCCAGA GAACATGCCCGAGTTTTTCCATTGGAGCCAGTGGCGGATGAGGTGTTTATTATATTTAACAGACAAAAGAACAATCAAAATTCTCTCTGGTGCCAAATTGATTTTCAGTGCTCCCAAGGTACAATGGATTAAAGTCCTTGACCAATTAAAATTTTCATCAGATGTTGAGGATGGACACCTTCTCGAAATTGTG GAAATATCATTGTTGGGCTTTATATCTTGCAAATGGATAGATTTGATCAAAAAGTTTGTATCTCATTCATGTGATTACCTTCCTATCTCTGAGCAGTATTCTCTTCTCCATCGCGTTGTGGAAGAGAATTCTAAATCTACACATCCACACATTGAATCCTTGAGTTCCATG GAAAAGGATATCATTGAATATGTAGCTGCATTAGTGGATTCTCAGCATCACAAATTATGGCAGCTACCCCATGTACTTGTGGCAGCAGTTCCATTATG GTCAATTTTGTTTAGGGCTATCTGGAATGATATAGAGAAGCGATTTGTTGGAGAAGCCTCTTCTCATATCAG ATGCAATGACTGCAATCAAGAGGGCAAGGAACACATCGACT GTTGTATTGCAATTCAAGTATGCGGCTGTTCCAGTACTCTATGTAATCTATGA